In the genome of Oncorhynchus clarkii lewisi isolate Uvic-CL-2024 chromosome 4, UVic_Ocla_1.0, whole genome shotgun sequence, one region contains:
- the LOC139407560 gene encoding rhombotin-1-like, giving the protein MVFDKEESVSLVPLQSKGKPRVCAGCNRRIMDRFMLEALDRYWHEDCLKCACCDCRLGDVGSTLYTRANLILCHKDYLRLFGMTGNCAACSKVIPAFEMVMRARENVYHLDCFACQLCSQRFCVGDKFFLKNNMILCQLDYEGGHQNGNSADQAL; this is encoded by the exons ATGGTGTTTGACAAGGAGGAAA gTGTCTCCCTTGTGCCTCTCCAGTCCAAAGGGAAGCCGAGGGTCTGCGCCGGGTGCAACCGGAGGATCATGGACCGCTTTATGCTCGAGGCTCTGGACAGGTACTGGCACGAGGACTGTCTGAAGTGTGCCTGTTGTGACTGTCGCCTGGGTGACGTGGGCTCCACCCTCTACACCAGAGCCAACCTCATCCTCTGTCACAAGGACTACCTGAG GCTTTTTGGGATGACGGGGAACTGTGCCGCTTGCAGTAAGGTGATCCCGGCCTTTGAGATGGTGATGAGAGCCAGGGAGAACGTCTACCACTTGGACTGCTTTGCCTGCCAGCTGTGCAGCCAAAG attTTGCGTGGGAGACAAGTTTTTCCTGAAGAACAACATGATACTGTGCCAGCTGGACTACGAGGGGGGGCATCAGAATGGAAACTCTGCTGATCAGGCTCTGTAG
- the LOC139407559 gene encoding ras-related and estrogen-regulated growth inhibitor-like protein: protein MNDIKLALLGSEGAGKSAVLVRFLTKRFIGEYASNTNSLYRKRLSIDGRQLNLEVFDPCSQGTEARCIVEEPVDWADGFVVVYNISDRTSFINAENILQQIRETRIENCKGEVEVPVCLVGNKQDLCHARQVCEEEGRSLAQENRCLFQEVSAAESYQEISNLFTQLIREVMEHLKYRADRRCYSSSKSMAKLINNMFGKRRKSV, encoded by the exons ATGAACGACATCAAACTGGCCCTGCTGGGCAGTGAGGGCGCTGGGAAATCAG CTGTCCTGGTGCGGTTTCTGACCAAGCGCTTCATCGGGGAGTACGCCTCCAACACGA ATTCCCTGTATCGTAAAAGACTATCCATTGACGGTAGACAGCTGAACCTGGAGGTGTTTGACCCTTGCTCTCAG GGAACTGAGGCTAGGTGTATAGTGGAGGAGCCGGTGGACTGGGCTGATGGTTTTGTGGTGGTGTACAACATCAGCGACCGAACATCCTTCATCAATGCCGAAAACATTCTGCAGCAGATCAGAGAGACACGTATTGAGAACTGCAAAGG GGAGGTGGAGGTGCCAGTCTGTCTTGTGGGCAACAAGCAGGACCTGTGCCACGCCCGGCAGGTTTGTGAGGAGGAGGGCCGCTCGCTGGCGCAGGAGAACCGCTGCCTTTTCCAGGAGGTGTCGGCGGCCGAGAGCTACCAGGAGATCTCCAACCTCTTCACCCAGCTCATCAGAGAAGTGATGGAGCACCTCAAGTACCGCGCCGACCGACGCTGCTACAGCAGCTCCAAGTCCATGGCCAAGCTCATCAACAACATGTTTGGCAAGAGGAGGAAGTCCGTGTGA